A genomic segment from Candidatus Poribacteria bacterium encodes:
- a CDS encoding thiol oxidoreductase, whose product MKHLQSLFYLILLMSILLSACDSESPVAVESTPVFLTSDLSGGETTIFDASSHAFSIPAPNLSDAALAKHLEGDVEFEAVFVTAPAVVNPGLGPIYNNVSCINCHSRDGRGRPPGADEGLVSLLFRLSLPKAEDSIAGKPPTPVPGFGTQLNNRAIVEAHPEGKVKIEYTEQPLTTADGTRVHLRHPNYTVTEAYQPLPENVEVSPRVAPAVFGLGLLEAIPENAILAYADEADIDGDGISGKPNYVWDVVAKRYTLGRFGWKANQPTLLQQVAAAYNDDMGITTSLFSTENSAGQSQLTEHSVTPEVSDEILEVVTFYVQTLAVPARRDVDNPQVKHGEQLFAEAQCASCHVPTLRTGVLAGVPSVSNQTIHPYTDLLLHDMGPDLADNRPDFHA is encoded by the coding sequence ATGAAACATCTTCAAAGTTTATTCTATCTAATTCTCTTGATGTCAATTCTGTTAAGTGCCTGTGATTCCGAGTCCCCCGTGGCTGTAGAATCGACACCGGTATTTTTAACAAGCGATCTTTCCGGTGGCGAGACGACTATCTTTGATGCGTCAAGCCACGCGTTCTCAATCCCTGCGCCCAATCTTTCAGACGCAGCACTTGCGAAGCACCTGGAAGGTGATGTTGAATTTGAAGCCGTTTTTGTGACAGCACCTGCGGTGGTAAACCCCGGACTCGGACCCATCTACAATAACGTTTCATGTATTAACTGTCACTCTCGTGATGGTCGCGGGCGACCACCGGGGGCAGACGAGGGACTCGTGTCCCTGCTTTTCAGGCTCAGTCTCCCAAAGGCAGAGGATTCGATAGCCGGAAAACCACCAACGCCAGTCCCTGGCTTTGGTACACAACTTAACAACCGCGCTATCGTTGAAGCGCACCCAGAAGGTAAAGTCAAGATTGAATATACCGAGCAGCCCCTGACGACAGCAGATGGCACGCGTGTGCACCTGCGCCACCCAAACTATACTGTTACGGAAGCCTATCAACCATTACCAGAAAACGTTGAAGTATCGCCACGTGTCGCGCCAGCGGTCTTTGGACTCGGTTTGTTGGAAGCGATCCCTGAAAACGCCATCCTTGCTTATGCTGATGAAGCCGATATTGATGGGGACGGTATCTCAGGCAAGCCGAATTACGTATGGGATGTCGTAGCAAAGCGTTATACGCTCGGACGTTTCGGATGGAAAGCGAATCAACCGACACTCCTTCAGCAGGTTGCAGCAGCCTATAACGACGATATGGGCATCACGACCTCACTGTTCTCAACAGAAAACTCGGCGGGACAATCACAACTCACTGAACACAGCGTAACACCGGAGGTGAGTGACGAGATTTTAGAGGTGGTGACGTTCTATGTTCAGACGTTGGCGGTGCCAGCACGGCGGGACGTGGATAATCCACAGGTTAAACACGGTGAACAACTTTTTGCTGAAGCGCAATGCGCCAGTTGTCATGTGCCGACGTTAAGAACGGGTGTTTTAGCAGGCGTGCCTTCAGTGAGCAACCAAACGATCCATCCGTACACAGATTTGCTGTTGCACGACATGGGACCCGATTTAGCGGACAATCGTCCAGATTTCCATGCC